tttttctctaaaacacaGTAGATACTACTACTGGTTGAGCTTTCGGAGATTCGCATCAGAGCCGACTTTACACAAATCTTTCTCAAAGCTACAGCAAAAGCGATCATCATACATGAATCCTAACATACACAGCAAAAGCTCGTACACAGTCGTGACAAAACTAAATTTGTGCAATCGCTGAATTTAAATTTCACGCGTTGAGTGTCTCCTTGTTTTTAAACTCGCCACGAGGACCCAAAGGTATTTTCTAGGGAGTCTGACTTGCCTTACCTGATTCCACGGTCTCCTCCCCTTCGGGCAGAAGCCTCGCCTTCTTAGCGTTCTGTGGGGCATCATCGCCATTGTCCTCATAGATGTTGGACCATTTTATTGCCATATCCAGCTCTGGCGGGGGAGGTCTCTTCTCAGTAGTGTAGGTCTCTGGAGGTGGTACATAGTTTGACTTCCAGATTTTGAACTCCTTGGGAGGCTGTTAAGCAAACACATTAAGAAGCACCGTGACGAACCGGGGTTCCTAACAATCCATCCGTAGGGGCACATGCACCTCCCTGCCGTCCGCTCATTGTTcaggctgactttttttttttttttttaaattttcgtTTAAGGCTTAAagacacatttcttttccatCAAAAACCACAATACTGTTAAGTGAAAAAGCCAAAGGGTTCCCTATACGAATAAAGCTAATAACTTTTAGTTACCAAAGAAGAATCCAGTCTCAGAGATACTACGCCAAGGCTGACCCCTTCAGGAGGCTGCAGCAGACACTGTCTTGGAGGCAGCACCGCAGGCAACTTCGGCGTCAAAGGGAAGGGGTCTCGGGGAGAAGCTGcagcggggggggcgggggagtcaCCACCGTTAGTCCTCGCAGCGCGGGGTCGGGGCACCGAGCGCGGAGGTCTGGGTCTCCTCAccagggggcgggggctgcgggccgggctGACACCCaccaggctggggggagggggcccgggctccccggggccggaggggggcggggcggcgtcCCGCAGGGGGTGACTGCGTGTGAGGGGACGAACGGTCGGTCCCCAGGAGCGGGCTGAGGAGGCAGGGGGCGGAGGCCGGGGCCACGACCGGAAACCGGGTCGGGAGCCTCACCTCCTCGGGCGCCTTGACGACGTGCCGCTCCCAGTCTATCTGCTTGTTGAGCGGATTGTAGAGAAAGGCCGGGCGGGTCACGCTCCGGAACAGTTCGTCGGGGCCCGGCAGCCGCTTCTCCGCCTCGCTCCCGCAGCCGCCCGCCGACTTCGCAGGACCTGGGGCCCTGCGGCTTGCTTCCTCCGGCTCGCTGTTATCCTCCTCGCCCGAGGAGCCGGAGCTGCTGCTGCCGTAAGCCGCGAAGTAGCTCAGAGGGTCCTTCTCCTCCGCCGCCATGACGGCTGCGCGCGACGACCGCGGGCCCGGCCGGAAGCCGGAAGCTGCTCCAGGGCCCGCCCCGCGCTTGGCTCCGCCCCGTCTTGCGGTAGAGCCGCGGGGCCTGCGCCCCCTGACGGCCGCGCCGCGCTCCTGCAGCCGGACGGGAGCCCGGGGCTGGAGGCGGGAGCGCTCGCTTCGCAGCGGGGCTGCTTGTGCGCCCTCCTGGCGCCCCGGGAAGAGGCAAGTCCTGAAGCCCTGGTCCCAACCGAACTTTCAGCCGTCAGTAGGAGTCCCTTAAAGGCACCTGAGAGGGACGCCCGGGTGCCTCGgcggtggagcgcctgccttcggcccagggcgtgatcctggagacccgggatcgagtcccacgtcgggctccctgcacggagcctgcccctcctctgtctctg
This genomic window from Canis aureus isolate CA01 chromosome 8, VMU_Caureus_v.1.0, whole genome shotgun sequence contains:
- the C8H1orf52 gene encoding UPF0690 protein C1orf52 homolog; translation: MAAEEKDPLSYFAAYGSSSSGSSGEEDNSEPEEASRRAPGPAKSAGGCGSEAEKRLPGPDELFRSVTRPAFLYNPLNKQIDWERHVVKAPEEPPKEFKIWKSNYVPPPETYTTEKRPPPPELDMAIKWSNIYEDNGDDAPQNAKKARLLPEGEETVESDDEKDEHTSKKRKVEPGEPTKKKK